A genomic region of Melanotaenia boesemani isolate fMelBoe1 chromosome 21, fMelBoe1.pri, whole genome shotgun sequence contains the following coding sequences:
- the josd1 gene encoding josephin-1 — MGSTPYPAGEWKEKGRGSLQELGCMPWKVSKQKGGGGEVLVGAEEKRCRDLRDIQQQQQDLSSSSSSLTPPAPSQPSPTPPAIYHEKQRRELCALHALNNVFQDGTAFSRDTLQEIYQRLSPSTMVTPHKKSMLGNGNYDVNVIMAALQTRGFEAVWWDKRRDVGSIELSNVEGFILNVPSNLRWGPLRLPLKRQHWIGVREVGGVYYNLDSKLRSPQPIGNPDELRKFLRQQLRGKNCELLLVVSEEVEAHQTWRSDC; from the exons ATGGGAAGTACTCCGTACCCTGCCGGTGAGTGGAAGGAGAAGGGGCGAGGCAGCCTCCAGGAACTGGGCTGTATGCCCTGGAAGGTCagcaagcagaaaggaggagGTGGGGAAGTGCTGGTGGGAGCAGAGGAGAAGAGATGCAGGGATCTCAGGGacattcagcagcagcagcaggatctctcatcctcctcttcctcactcacTCCACCAGCTCCTTCCCAACCATCTCCTACACCACCAGCCATTTATCACGAGAAGCAGCGAAGGGAGCTCTGCGCACTGCATGCTCTTAATAATGTCTTCCAGGATGGCACTGCCTTCAGTCGGGACACCCTGCAGGAGATATACCAAAG GCTGTCTCCCAGCACTATGGTGACACCTCACAAAAAGAGCATGCTGGGAAATGGGAACTATGATGTAAATGTCATCATGGCTGCCCTGCAAACACGAGGATTTGAGGCAGTTTGGTGGGATAAAAGAAG GGATGTAGGCAGCATCGAGCTGTCAAACGTGGAGGGCTTCATTCTGAACGTACCGTCTAATCTGCGATGGGGCCCCCTCAGGTTGCCACTCAAACGGCAGCACTGGATTGGAGTCCGAGAGGTGGGAGGTGTCTACTACAACCTGGATTCCAAACTACGCAGCCCCCAACCTATCGGCAATCCGGATGAGCTCAG GAAGTTTCTCCGCCAACAGCTGCGAGGGAAGAACTGTGAACTCCTGCTGGTCGTGTCAGAAGAAGTGGAGGCTCACCAGACATGGAGGTCCGACTGCTAA
- the LOC121632419 gene encoding GTPase IMAP family member 4-like isoform X2: MSRWEPTLWWALPALIRWPIRLFCSLTGLSALWGWVSHLVGTLRGIQSLFKWLSRIWRFIVGFSSRFLKAITGSSGEGSSELLTDLMSASIQNLNDDFSASSKKSGLRLILLGPPGGGRTSLSRTLLGNSETRATMDPLMQSTERRTVVDGRELMVIDTPDVFGTSLGNNKRAKEALKSLQLTKPGPHAFLLVILAPGSSMGVNQDAFQAIQDTLELFGEEAKGYIIPVLTHADRLGPHLTMDQLLKVDAGNLKRAASLCGQRPELVDNRPDLPSEEQTVLRRRLVRRVMEIRELKGYFVHELQRREDHLREELLANMSLELARKLGHM, from the exons CTCTCCCAGCTCTGATCCGATGGCCGATTCGTCTCTTCTGCTCTTTAACTG GTCTGTCAGCTCTTTGGGGCTGGGTTAGCCACCTGGTGGGAACCCTCCGTG GAATTCAGAGCTTGTTCAAATGGCTGTCTCGAATTTGGCGGTTTATCGTCG GATTTTCCTCCAGGTTCCTCAAAGCCATCACAG GGTCATCTGGAGAAGGATCTTCAGAGTTGCTGACAGATCTGATGAGTGCCAGCATTCAGAACCTCAATGACGACTTTTCCGCCAGCAGCAAGAAATCAGGTCTGAGGCTGATCCTCCTTGGCCCCCCTGGTGGGGGACGGACCTCACTTTCACGTACTTTGTTAGGCAACAGTGAGACAAGAGCAACAATGGATCCTCTAATGCAGAGCACCGAGAGGAGGACGGTTGTGGATGGTAGAGAACTTATGGTGATTGACACCCCAGATGTTTTTGGGACATCACTGGGTAACAACAAAAGAGCCAAGGAAGCTCTGAAGAGTCTTCAGCTCACCAAACCTGGACCACATGCCTTTCTGCTGGTGATTCTGGCTCCGGGATCCAGCATGGGAGTCAACCAGGATGCCTTCCAGGCAATCCAAGACACCTTGGAGCTATTTGGAGAAGAAGCAAAAGGTTACATCATCCCAGTGCTCACTCATGCAGACCGCCTGGGTCCACACCTCACCATGGATCAGCTGCTGAAGGTGGATGCTGGGAATTTGAAAAGGGCTGCGTCTCTCTGTGGCCAGAGACCAGAGCTTGTGGACAACAGGCCAGATCTCCCGTCAGAGGAACAGACTGTGTTACGTAGACGTCTGGTGAGGCGTGTGATGGAAATCAGGGAGCTTAAGGGGTACTTTGTCCATGAGctgcagaggagagaggaccaCCTCAGGGAGGAGCTGCTTGCTAACATGTCTCTGGAACTAGCTAGAAAACTGGGACACATGTAA